One region of uncultured Methanolobus sp. genomic DNA includes:
- a CDS encoding formylmethanofuran dehydrogenase subunit C — translation MADVILKPTGNFDLTVEAEVVTPDNFAGKSADEIGKLLVWQGPAEYPLTDFFSVEGNGGSSAEDTTIIVDGDVSRVKRLGQEMTAGKILVKGSAGMHIGSGMMGGEIVVEGDADSWAGMEMKGGSIHIKGNTKDHVGCAYRGSWKGMSGGRITVDGNAVSQVGGGLTGGEIIIGGSVKHFCGIRISGGLIYVKGSAVRTVGAEMTGGTIVVGGCIEKFTPGFTMEDVESDLTFGDIECPGEYKKFAGDYAIPQKGKGVMYVSCDNNECL, via the coding sequence ATGGCAGACGTAATTCTTAAACCAACAGGAAATTTCGACCTTACCGTAGAGGCAGAGGTTGTCACACCTGACAACTTTGCCGGTAAAAGTGCCGATGAGATTGGAAAATTACTCGTCTGGCAGGGTCCAGCCGAATATCCACTTACAGACTTCTTTTCAGTAGAAGGCAATGGTGGAAGCTCAGCAGAAGATACAACCATCATTGTTGATGGAGATGTCTCAAGAGTGAAACGCTTAGGCCAGGAAATGACAGCAGGCAAAATCCTCGTGAAGGGCAGTGCAGGAATGCACATCGGCTCCGGAATGATGGGAGGCGAAATTGTTGTCGAAGGCGATGCTGACTCATGGGCAGGAATGGAAATGAAAGGCGGTTCCATCCACATCAAGGGCAACACAAAAGACCACGTCGGCTGTGCATACCGTGGTAGCTGGAAGGGAATGTCTGGCGGACGCATCACAGTTGACGGAAATGCTGTCAGCCAGGTAGGCGGTGGCCTTACTGGTGGAGAGATCATCATTGGCGGCAGTGTAAAGCACTTCTGTGGCATTCGCATCAGCGGAGGTCTCATCTATGTCAAAGGAAGCGCTGTTAGAACCGTTGGAGCAGAAATGACCGGTGGCACCATTGTTGTCGGTGGTTGCATTGAGAAATTCACACCTGGATTTACAATGGAAGATGTTGAATCAGATCTCACTTTCGGTGACATTGAGTGCCCTGGAGAATACAAGAAGTTTGCAGGTGACTATGCCATTCCACAAAAAGGAAAGGGCGTAATGTACGTTTCCTGTGACAACAACGAGTGTCTGTGA
- a CDS encoding formylmethanofuran dehydrogenase subunit B, whose product MVHKNIICPVCGGSCDDVQVNLDKANGTIDVQNACKMGNAKFQEVVSHHRILKPTIRENGKVKDVSWDEALEMAADILVNAKKPFFFLGSETACEAQEVGLHIAEYLGGMADSNATICHGPTVMGIQESGMVGATAGQAKNRADMIVYWGVNALESMPRHMSRYGVFPRGYWTKRGRFDRTMMTVDPRVTPTAAASDLHLQLNPNTDYELLSALFTILNGKEPHPSVEEITGIPISVMKQTVEMMKESNFVAIYVGLGVSSSYGKHRNIEIALNFVKEMNNYTKCNIGALRGHCNVAGFNQLASYLYGYPFGLDFTKGYPRYNPGETTCVDLLREKDVDAAFVMSADLMDHIPADSAQYLADIPMICLDIAPCPSTTAADVVLPGVIDAMECDGTFYRLDNVPVYFEPFTDSPFPETKSNEDTLKQLFAKVKAKKEA is encoded by the coding sequence ATGGTCCATAAGAACATTATATGTCCTGTTTGCGGAGGTTCATGTGACGACGTTCAGGTGAATCTGGATAAAGCAAACGGTACAATTGATGTCCAGAATGCATGTAAGATGGGTAACGCCAAGTTCCAGGAAGTTGTAAGCCATCACAGGATCCTGAAACCAACCATCAGAGAGAATGGTAAGGTAAAGGACGTAAGCTGGGATGAAGCACTGGAAATGGCAGCAGACATTCTTGTCAATGCAAAGAAACCATTCTTCTTCCTTGGAAGCGAGACAGCATGTGAAGCACAGGAAGTAGGTCTTCACATTGCTGAATACCTTGGTGGAATGGCAGACTCCAACGCAACAATCTGCCACGGACCAACTGTTATGGGTATCCAGGAATCCGGTATGGTCGGAGCTACAGCCGGTCAGGCAAAGAACAGAGCCGACATGATCGTATACTGGGGTGTCAATGCACTGGAATCAATGCCAAGACACATGTCAAGGTACGGCGTATTCCCAAGAGGTTACTGGACAAAGAGAGGAAGATTCGACAGAACTATGATGACAGTGGACCCAAGGGTAACACCTACAGCCGCTGCATCTGACCTGCACCTTCAGCTTAACCCAAACACAGACTACGAGCTTCTCAGCGCACTGTTTACAATCCTGAACGGCAAAGAGCCACATCCATCTGTCGAAGAGATCACAGGAATCCCAATTTCAGTGATGAAGCAGACAGTTGAGATGATGAAAGAATCAAACTTCGTAGCTATCTACGTCGGTCTTGGTGTCTCATCCTCATACGGAAAACACAGAAACATTGAGATCGCACTGAACTTCGTCAAGGAAATGAACAACTACACCAAGTGTAACATCGGTGCTCTCAGAGGTCACTGTAACGTAGCAGGATTCAACCAGCTTGCATCCTACCTTTACGGTTACCCATTTGGTCTTGACTTCACAAAGGGATACCCAAGGTACAACCCTGGAGAGACAACCTGTGTAGACCTGCTCAGGGAAAAGGACGTTGACGCTGCATTTGTAATGTCAGCAGATCTGATGGACCACATCCCGGCAGACAGTGCACAGTATCTTGCAGACATTCCAATGATCTGCCTTGATATTGCACCATGTCCATCTACTACCGCAGCAGACGTGGTTCTGCCTGGTGTAATTGATGCTATGGAATGTGACGGTACATTCTACAGGCTTGACAATGTGCCTGTATACTTCGAGCCATTCACAGATTCCCCATTCCCTGAAACAAAGAGCAATGAGGACACCCTTAAGCAGCTCTTTGCAAAGGTAAAGGCTAAAAAGGAAGCATGA
- the fdhD gene encoding formate dehydrogenase accessory sulfurtransferase FdhD — MSEHWYSGRKGKDETFFKGEESVSSPFYIPIECLEITESSKQHITVDVIVEEKFELFVNNVHVTTFFASPYELEELALGFLVCEGFIEPDTQVDSIKIEDKSIFCDIEINTPELEELTHLERCGTTSYRKDVIKHINSDTKFTTDAIIHGVSQLKELGRSWHSTGGAHTSIIYNNQGEVLFFCEDVGRACSMDKVVGKALINGVNLSECALATTGRLASTMVSKAMNAGIPLISSKGATVRESVELAEKAGMTLVAFVRGNNLYVYAGEKRIKTK, encoded by the coding sequence ATGAGTGAGCACTGGTACTCTGGAAGGAAAGGGAAGGATGAAACCTTCTTCAAAGGTGAGGAAAGTGTTTCCTCCCCCTTTTATATCCCCATAGAGTGCCTGGAAATCACTGAGAGCAGTAAACAACACATTACTGTGGACGTTATTGTTGAGGAAAAGTTCGAGCTTTTCGTGAATAACGTTCACGTAACTACTTTTTTTGCAAGTCCCTATGAACTTGAAGAGCTTGCGTTGGGATTTCTCGTCTGCGAGGGGTTCATTGAACCTGATACACAGGTTGATTCAATAAAGATAGAAGATAAATCTATTTTTTGTGATATTGAAATTAACACTCCTGAACTGGAAGAACTGACACATCTTGAGAGATGCGGGACAACATCATACCGCAAGGATGTTATCAAACACATTAATTCTGATACTAAATTCACTACCGATGCAATCATCCATGGTGTTAGCCAGTTAAAAGAACTTGGAAGGTCATGGCACAGCACTGGTGGCGCACACACATCTATTATCTACAACAACCAGGGTGAAGTTCTCTTTTTCTGCGAAGACGTGGGCAGAGCATGCTCCATGGATAAGGTTGTTGGAAAAGCCCTGATAAACGGTGTCAATCTTTCTGAATGCGCTCTGGCCACTACCGGCAGACTGGCATCAACAATGGTTTCGAAAGCTATGAATGCGGGCATCCCTCTGATTTCAAGTAAAGGTGCCACGGTGCGTGAATCAGTTGAGCTAGCTGAAAAGGCAGGGATGACACTAGTGGCTTTTGTGAGAGGGAATAATCTGTATGTGTATGCAGGGGAAAAGAGAATAAAAACAAAATAA
- a CDS encoding molybdopterin dinucleotide binding domain-containing protein has protein sequence MEALLNTGSTIDEGRLAKGGSKYTDDYTKECAVCWMCAEDFTSLGCPEKVAVISRDRKYSVALATKVTEAMRSGQVFIPRSIWANVVVEPDTFSTGSPRYKGAPVFVEPTEDDILSAEEVVMKMYMGGK, from the coding sequence ATGGAAGCATTACTCAATACAGGTAGTACAATCGATGAAGGAAGACTTGCAAAAGGTGGAAGCAAGTATACCGATGACTACACAAAGGAATGTGCGGTCTGCTGGATGTGTGCAGAAGACTTTACATCCCTTGGCTGCCCGGAAAAAGTGGCAGTCATATCAAGAGATAGAAAATACTCAGTTGCACTCGCTACAAAAGTAACTGAGGCAATGAGATCAGGTCAGGTATTCATACCAAGGTCCATCTGGGCAAACGTAGTTGTTGAGCCTGACACATTCTCAACAGGTTCACCACGTTATAAGGGAGCTCCTGTCTTTGTTGAACCTACAGAAGATGACATCCTCAGTGCTGAGGAAGTTGTCATGAAAATGTACATGGGAGGTAAATAA
- a CDS encoding formylmethanofuran dehydrogenase subunit A, whose protein sequence is MAGTIAIKNGYVYDPLNDINGEMMDIFIKDGKVVTELSGADMKDVKEIDAKGKTVMPGGVDSHSHVAGAKVNTGRMMRPEDHYKFYQKKTPITHSGCGYSVPSVYLGGYEYSKMGYTTVFEAAVPPMEARHTHEEMRSTPMLDMGGYLVLGNNWFLMRYLKEGDIDKAAAYISWMMRTHKTYGIKCVNPAGVENWGWGENVGALDQANIHFETTPEDMIKGLTELNEKLGIPMPVHLHANNLGHPGCWEITRDSLKIPKNVKAKPNMDVEWAETKKNAKRHESVYLTHCQFNAFGGTSWRDFESGVKGITDYVNSNDHIVFDSGCVPFGDATVMTGDGPAIHDLYVLTGHKWSNTDVECECGSGVLPFEYLKGNPVHSVQWAMGLESLLYVKDAWKTIMTTDSPNGGPFIKYPLVIAWLMSNKARQDTFAECHKWAQDRTDLGAETREMDLFEIATITRANPARTIGMSYRKGTLGLGADGDVAIYDIDPKSLEVNDYESIVRGFENAAYTIKAGEVVSQMGEIVAIPEKNTFYSDIATDEDAEKSMLQDVKKWFKYYTLGFDRYPTPDKYLANPTPIQVNAEK, encoded by the coding sequence ATGGCAGGAACTATTGCAATCAAGAACGGTTACGTTTACGACCCGCTCAATGACATTAACGGCGAAATGATGGACATTTTCATCAAGGACGGAAAGGTCGTCACAGAACTTTCCGGCGCTGACATGAAAGATGTAAAGGAAATTGATGCAAAGGGCAAGACCGTTATGCCCGGTGGTGTTGACTCACACTCCCACGTAGCAGGAGCAAAGGTCAATACCGGTAGGATGATGAGGCCGGAAGACCACTACAAGTTCTACCAGAAGAAAACACCAATTACACACTCTGGCTGTGGATACAGTGTACCTTCAGTCTACCTTGGTGGATATGAGTACTCTAAGATGGGGTACACAACTGTTTTTGAGGCAGCTGTCCCACCAATGGAAGCACGCCACACACACGAGGAAATGCGCTCAACCCCTATGCTTGACATGGGTGGATATCTTGTACTCGGTAACAACTGGTTCCTTATGAGATACCTCAAGGAAGGAGATATCGACAAGGCAGCAGCATACATATCATGGATGATGAGGACCCACAAGACCTACGGTATTAAATGTGTCAACCCTGCCGGTGTAGAGAACTGGGGATGGGGAGAGAACGTAGGAGCTCTTGACCAGGCAAACATTCACTTTGAGACAACACCTGAAGATATGATCAAGGGACTCACAGAGCTTAACGAGAAGCTCGGTATCCCAATGCCAGTACACCTTCACGCAAACAACCTTGGTCACCCAGGATGCTGGGAGATTACAAGGGACTCACTCAAGATACCAAAGAACGTCAAGGCAAAGCCAAACATGGATGTAGAGTGGGCAGAGACAAAGAAGAATGCTAAGAGACACGAATCCGTCTACCTTACACACTGCCAGTTCAATGCTTTTGGCGGTACATCATGGAGAGACTTCGAGTCCGGCGTAAAAGGAATCACTGATTACGTCAACAGCAATGACCACATTGTATTTGACAGTGGATGTGTACCATTCGGTGACGCAACAGTAATGACCGGTGACGGTCCTGCAATCCACGACCTCTACGTACTTACAGGCCACAAGTGGTCAAACACAGATGTAGAGTGTGAGTGTGGATCCGGAGTACTTCCGTTCGAATACCTGAAGGGCAACCCTGTACACAGCGTTCAGTGGGCAATGGGTCTTGAATCTCTTCTTTACGTCAAGGACGCATGGAAGACTATCATGACAACCGACAGTCCAAACGGCGGACCATTCATAAAGTATCCACTGGTAATTGCATGGCTTATGTCTAACAAGGCAAGACAGGATACATTTGCAGAATGCCACAAATGGGCACAGGACAGAACCGACCTGGGCGCAGAGACAAGAGAAATGGACCTCTTTGAGATCGCAACAATCACCCGTGCAAACCCTGCAAGGACAATCGGTATGTCATACAGGAAAGGTACACTTGGCCTTGGTGCAGATGGTGACGTTGCTATTTATGATATCGATCCAAAGAGCCTCGAAGTTAACGATTATGAGAGCATCGTAAGAGGATTCGAGAACGCTGCATACACCATCAAAGCCGGAGAAGTTGTCTCCCAGATGGGTGAGATCGTAGCAATCCCGGAGAAGAACACATTCTACTCTGACATTGCAACAGATGAAGATGCAGAGAAAAGCATGCTCCAGGATGTCAAGAAATGGTTCAAGTACTACACACTTGGTTTCGACAGATATCCAACACCTGACAAGTACCTGGCAAACCCAACACCAATTCAGGTCAACGCGGAGAAGTGA